From a single Entelurus aequoreus isolate RoL-2023_Sb linkage group LG12, RoL_Eaeq_v1.1, whole genome shotgun sequence genomic region:
- the LOC133662889 gene encoding small ribosomal subunit protein mS33-like: MAGLSNYALRMSRLSAQIFGNVVRTTDSKSMKVVELFREPPFAKKKDVYDWYPQHNVYYAMTKKLRFMGLFRDEHEDFKEEMRRLRKLRGKGVPKKGEGKRAAKKK; this comes from the exons ATGGCCGGTCTTTCCAATTATGCACTGCGCATGTCTCGGTTGAGCGCCCAGATCTTCGGAAATGTTGTGCGTACCACAGACTCCAAATCCATGAAGGTGGTTGAGCTGTTCCGGGAGCCTCCCTTTGCCAAGAAGAAGGATGTGTATGACTGGTACCCACAACATAATGTTTACTACGCCATGACCAAGAAGCTCAGGTTCATGGGATTATTCAG GGACGAGCATGAGGATTTCAAGGAAGAGATGCGTCGCCTGAGGAAGCTGCGAGGGAAAGGCGTACCAAAGAAGGGAGAGGGCAAGAGAGCAGCCAAGAAGAAATGA